In Sulfitobacter guttiformis, the genomic stretch GGTCTGGGCGATGGTGGTCGGGTGCGTAGCATCCGCGTGATGATGCACGAGAGCCATGTCGCACGCGGCTGGTATCAGGCTGACATCTGATATGGGGTTTTCTGCCGCATGGCTAGGTTTGCGCGAACCTGCTGATCTGGCTGCGCGTGATCCATCCCTCCTTGAGGCGGCTGGCGCTTGTGTACCTGAGGGTGGGCTGGTGCTGGACCTCGGTTGTGGCACAGGATCAACAGCCCGGGCTTTTGCTTCAATAGGTTTCAGCGACCTACGCTGGCGTTTCTTTGATAATGACCCCGCACTGCTGGCAGAGGCTGCGCGAAATATACCACAGGCAGAAATGGCGCTTGGCAATCTGGTGGATATAGACGTGCTACCTCTTGAGGGGGTGAGCCTTGTTACCGCCTCTGCGCTGCTTGATCTGATGCCACAATGCTGGGTAGAGGCACTTGCTGACAAGCTATGGCAGGCGGGTATCCCGTTTTATGCGGCACTCAATTATGACGGCCGGATGGGTTGGACGCCGGAGCTTCCGTTGGACGGTGCGGTGACAAAGTATTTCAACCGGCACCAACGCACTGACAAGGGGATCGGAATTGCCCTTGGCCCGAAGGCCGGTGCCGAGGCGGCACTGGCATTGCGATCACGCGGTTTTAATGTGACCTTTGCGGACAGTCCATGGAGGCTTGGCGCTGCTCAGGCGACACTTCACGCCGAGCTTCTGGGCGGAATTGGTAGCGCTGCGGCCGAAGCAGGGTTGAACGACGCGGCAGAATGGGCGCTGGCGCGATGCGCCGCTGTCGAAAAAAGCGAAGGAATGATTGGTCATACAGACCTTCTTGCTATTGTTCCTGCGCGGGCTTCCGCCTGATACCTGTGAGATACTTTCTATCTCTGGCGCCAGAGGCGCGTTTAGATGACATGCGCGAGGCCGAGGCGGCCTTGCCCCAACCTTACGATAAGGTCCGGAGACAGCGATGAACCTTGTGGATGTGACACCGAAAGTCTGGGACAGGATCCTGTCTGCGCGCCGCGATCAGGCCTGCTTGTGCTGTGGCGACTGGACCGTGGGCGAGCGCCAGTCGCTTGCCTTGTATGGGGCGATGGCCCAACCGCCACGCGCGCGCAGTGTGGTTGCGCAGATCGGTCAATCGCTGGATGGTCGGATCGCAACTGAATCCGGTGACGCGCAGGATGTGTCGGGGCCGGACGGCCTTGCACATCTGCACCGGATGCGTGCGCTGTCGGACGCAGTAGTGGTTGGCGTGAAGACGGCGTTGCATGATGATCCGAGCCTGACCGTCCGCCTTGTGGAAGGAACAAGCCCGGCCCGTGTGGTAATCGACCCCGATGGACGGCTGCCCGACGGGATGAAACTTTTGGCCGACGATGGCGTGCGCCGCGTGGTTATCCAAGCCGTGGACAGGCCCCGCGAAAAGGGTGTTGAGGTTATACAGTTGAAGCGCTGCGCTGGTGGCTGGATTTTGCCACGCGATATAGTCACTGGGCTAAATGCCATAGGTCTTGAGCGACTACTGGTCGAGGGAGGTGGTATTACTATCGCCAGATTTCTGGAGGCAGATCTGTTAACTCGGCTTCATGTGGCAATCGCCCCTTTGATCATTGGCGCGGGGCCACAGGGGTTGACGACCTCGGCAATCGCGTCACTGGCGCAGGCGCGCAGACCGGCAACGTCCAGCTTCGCGTTGGGGTCTGATGTGGTGTTTGACTGTGCTCTAACGCAGGATCGGATGAACCCGCAGGCGTGGCATAGCAGGCAGACCTCCAATGCCCGGTAATGCATTGCGCCCGTCAGTGCCGACGCCAGCGTTGACACTTCACGCCGCATTTGATGCGCTGTCTCCGACAGTTGCAGAGCAGATCGCAAGGGCCGTATCTGACCTGCGGTCAGGGCGGCCCTGTATGGGGCTATCTGGAAGAAGACAGGTAATAATTATGGCGGTAGAGACTTTGTCTGATGACCGCCTCACCGCGCTGCGCGCTTTGTTGGGTGCGCCGTTGCTTGTCATCACTGATGTCCGCGCACGCGCTGTTCTTACCGAAGTGGCCTCGGAGAAGTCCGCAGCCGAGCCGGTGCGCATACGCCCGCCCGAGGGCGCACCCCTTGCATGGTTCCGGTCGCGGGCAAATGCACGGTTTGACTCTATCCCACTACCCACCAGCGCGCACTGTGTAGTTGTAGGCGGTGATCTGCTATTGTACCGCTTGGCTCTTGGGTTGATGAAATCTGCCGAGTTGTTGCCCGCTGCTGTGGTGTTCGAGGTGAGCGAAGGTTCCGCCCTTCCCGAAGGGCTGGATCTTTGCCGCATCGACGCTGGCGCAAGTCTGGAACAGCTGGCAGCAAAGCCTGTATTCGCGCCAGTGTCCGCCGCGACCTTTCCCCTCCATGCTGCGGATTCTGGTCAGCTGACGGTATTTCGCGACAGCGCCGGTGCGCGTGAGCATTATGCTCTGAAAATTGGCACGCCTGATCTGGCGCAGCCCGTGTTGGCGCGGCTCCATTCTGCCTGCTTCACCGGTGATGTACTGGGGAGCCTTAAATGCGATTGCGGGCCACAGCTTCACGCAGCCCTTGCGCGCATGGGTGCCGAGGGCGCGGGTATTCTGCTTTATCTCAATCAGGAGGGGCGCGGGATCGGCCTTGCCAACAAGATGCGGGTGTATGACTTGCAAAATCAGGGGCTCGACACCGTTGAGGCAAACCACCGTTTGGGATTTGAAGATGACGAGCGTGATTTTCGCGTGGCTGCTGTGATGTTGCAAAGTATGGGCGTGCGCGCTGCACGGTTGCTTACAAACAATCCGGCCAAGGTGCGGATTTTTGAAGCTAATGGTATCGAAATTACCGAACAGGTGCCACTGCGTGTGGGGCGCAACCCGCACAACAGCGGCTATCTCGCAACAAAAGCACTCAAGTCGGGACACACCCTGTGAGCGGTGTGGCGCATGCGCTTTGGATCACCGCAGCCCAGCAGGCAGCTCTGTGCAAGACCAACTACGAGACGGGGAAGGGCGATTTGCAAATCACCACACTTTTTACCGCAATCAGCCGTGGAACAGAGCGGCTTGTTTTTGAGGGTCGCGTACCGGAGGGCGAGCATGAAACAATGCGCGCGCCCTTCCAGCAGGGTACATTCAGCTTTCCGGTCAAATACGGCTATTCGGCCGTCGGCCGCGTGATGAATACAGCGCGTGCAGGCGAGATTGTTTTTACGCTTTTCCCGCATCAGAGTGAATTCACTATACCACCCGCTGCCGCTCTGACGGTCCCGGATACGGTCGCACCCGCCCGTGCCGTGCTGGCGGCGAATATGGAAACCGCGCTCAATATTATCTGGGATTCAGGTATCACGGCGGGCGACCGCGTTGCGGTTATCGGCGCTGGTGTGGTGGGTTCATTGGTGGGGTATCTAGCGGCCCGCATTCCGGGCACAGAGGTGTATCTGGTTGATATTGATCCTGCCCGTGATACGCTTGCGCGGGCGCTGGGCTGCCAGTTTGCGATGCCGGACAATGCGCCTGGTGACGCTGATGTTGTGATCCACGCTTCAGCATCCGAGGCGGGATTGGCCACAGCAATCGCGATAGCAGGTCTCGAAGCTACAGTGATTGAGGCCAGTTGGTATGGGAACGGCGTGACCCGTGCTCCGCTGGGGGGGCGGTTTCACCAACGGCGGCTGCGGCTTGTGGCCTCTCAGGTTGGGCGGATCCCGAGCGATCACGCTGCTCGCTGGACCTATGCGCGCAGATTGGCAAAAGCGCTGGATTTACTGGCTGATCCCGCGCTCGACCTGCTGATTTCGGGCGAAACGGCATTTGAGGATCTGGCGGAAAGCTACGGCAGTATCCTCACAGATCCGTCGACCCTGTGTCACCGTGTACGCTTTGCTCTTTGACATGAGAGGGCAGGTCTCAGAGTTGCTACCGGATACGGCATCGCAAACGCTGCAATTGATGGCAGATGTGGCGCTGCGGGCGGGGGATGTGCTGCTCGACTACAGAACGCGCCGTCAGACACTTCGGACAGAGCAAAAGACCGCAGGGGATTTTGTGACTGACGCTGATCGCGCTGCGGAGGCACTTATTTCGGCCGCGCTTGGGGCCGCTTATCCGACCTACGGCTGGCTGGGCGAGGAGGGTGGTGCGCGGGGGGCGCAGGACGGCTTGCGTTGGGTTGTTGATCCGTTGGACGGCACCACGAATTATCTGAAGGGCTTGCCGCATTGGGCAATCTCCATTGCCCTTTACAAGGGCGAAGAGGCGCTGTGTGCCTTGGTTTATGATCCTGCCAAGGCCGAAATGTTCGTGGCAGAGCGCGGGCATGGTGCTTATCTCAACGGTGTAGCCATGCAGGTAAGTAACAGTGTGCCGCTTGACGAAGCACTGTTTGCAACCGGCGTGCCAGCGGGCGGGCGCATCACGCATTTGCCAGATTGTCTCGATGATCTGGAGCGGTTGATGCCGCAAACCGCCGGTATTCGGCGCTGGGGTGCCGCGGCTCTTGATCTGGCCTATGTCGCGGCGGGGCGGCTTGAGGGGTATTGGGAGCGTAATCTCGGGGCGTGGGATGTGGCGGCAGGCACACTTTTGGTGCAAGAGGCGGGGGGCGTAGTCACACCCCTGTGGTCCGGACGCAGCGTCCTTTCCTCTGGATCGTTTATTGCTACGAATGCGGAGCTTGCACCTGCGTTGTCAGGTTTTATCGGGACAAGAGAATGACATATACAATCGCCTTCGCCGTACCTGGTGATATTAATACGCTGACGGGTGGATACCTTTATGATCTTAACTTGATGCAAGCGTTGGGGCGCGATGGTACAATCATAAATCACCTCGCGTGGGGTGACAGTTTTCCTGCTCCGGATGCAAAAGACGCGCAGCAGGCGATCGCACAGCTGCAGTCCTTGGGCGCGGAGGTGCCTGTGGTGGTGGATGGGCTGGCCTACGGTGCACTTGATACGGATGCCCTGCGGCAGGTCGCAGCCCCGCTTTATGCGCTGGTGCATCACCCGCTGGCATTGGAGCCCGGGCTTGAATCAGCACGTGCTGCCGAAATGGCGCAGCGCGAGCAGGCCAATCTCGCTCTTGCGCGCCATATTTTTGTGACCAGCCCCCATACTGCCGGCATTTTGCGCAGCGAATACGGTACAAAAGCGGACCGGATCACAGTTGTGCTGCCGGGGTTCGAGCGCCCTGTGCCACAGCAGGCGCAAAAACCGGATAGGCCTATTATCCTGAGTGTTGGTATTCTCGCACAGCGCAAGGGACATGACATACTGCTGCGCGCATTGGCGCAAATAACAGATCTGGATTGGCAGGCCGATATTGTGGGGCGCGATCACGAGAAGGGTATGACTGCATATTTGCAAGCGATGATCGCAGATTTGGGACTGGGCAGGCGGGTTTGTCTGTCAGGCGAAGTGAGCCGTGATGCGATGAATGAGCGATACCGCAGCGCGAGCATTTTTGCGCTCGCGACGCGGTATGAAGGCTATGGTATCGTCTTCGGAGAGGCGATGGGCCATGGCTTGCCGATTGTCTCTACCCTTGCAGGTGCTGTGCCCGATACTGTGGGGGAAAAGGCGGGGATCCTTGTGCCTGCTGATGATGCGGACGCCTTTGCTGCCGCACTACGAAGGATGCTGACGATGCCAACCGTTCGTGAGGAACATGCCCGCGCAAGCCTTGAGGCAGGTGGCTTTCTAGGGACTTGGGATGATGCGGCAGCGCGTATGCGTGAACGGATTTTCCCCTGAAACGAGGCCTGTCGCCGTCCTGCAGGTGATCCAATGCGATAATTAGTGCGGTAAAGAATTTCGAAGGCGCCTTTATGTTTTGAGTTAACCGTAACGCTAGCGTTCGAAATCGTAGTTTTGATCGCGAACAGTCCCTCTTTGTGTGTTGGTGGGGGGTGCGATCGTTCGAAGTGCAGGAGGGCTATCTCCAAATGGATTTCCGTTCTAGACTATCTTGAAGTTCTATCTTGGATTGGTTCGATGTCCCCAAAAATCCCCCAAGCCTTTCAAAGTGCAAAATCAATCCTCTGCGATCTTGTTCGCTTTGAAACGGTATCAGGCACCAGCACAGACGAAATCAACGCTTATATTGCCAGTCATTGCGAAGCGGCCGCCACGGACAGAATTATCGCGCCAGGTCCTGTGCCAGGTCAGCAAAATATCGCGTTTCGCTTTGGACCGGACGTATCGGGCGGGTTGATTCTGAGCGGGCACACCGATGTTGTACCTGTGCAGGACCAGAAATGGTCGCATCCTCCCTTCGTCGCGACGGAGCGTGACGGCAGGATTTATGGTCGCGGGACGTGCGATATGAAAGGGTTCCTTGCTTCGATGATCGCGGCAGTGCCGAAGCTGGTGGATGCGAAACTGAAGCGTCCGATCTGGCTTGCGTTTACCTACGATGAAGAGACGGGATGTTTAGGGGCCCCATATCTGGCAGAGGAAATTGCGAAACAAGCTACCGACATCGAGGCCGTCATCGTGGGCGAGCCTACAGAAATGTCTGTTGTCGATCAGCACAAAGGTGCGTTCGTCGAATATGTGACATTCAATGGTGTATCTGCCCATTCCAGCCTTCCGTGGTTGGGGTTGAGCGCGAATGAATACGCCATCCGTTTTTCCGCACAGTTGATAACGCTGAACGAGGAGTTCTCGCAAGAGGTTCCGGTTGGCGAAGGCGACCGGATGACAACGCTCAATCTTGCGCAAATAAATGGCGGTACGGCGCATAATATCATTTCGGATAAATGTCGCGTGATGTGGTCATTGCGGTGCGCGCCGGGGCAGGATGCCGATGCAATCGTGCAGCGGATCAGGGCAATGGCGCGGGCGCTGGAAGCAGAAATGCAGCGCCATGCCACAGAAGCATCCGTCGAGTTCGAGACGGTTTTCGATGTGCCACCTTTGGCTGCGAATACGGCTTCGACCGCGCTGCGGCTTGGCCTTGGCATGACAGGTCAGAATGCAGGTCAATCCGTCAACTATGGCACGGAAGCGGGGGTCTATCAGAAGGTCGGACTTCCCACGATAATCTGTGGACCAGGATCGATTGAACAGGCCCACAAACCTGATGAGTGGATTGCCGTTCAACAGCTTGATGCATGCGACAGCTTTATCGAAAGGCTGATCGCTCATCAGAGCGTATGATCGTCAGACCGGGTTACCCGCGAACGCGAAAGCATCCAACAGACATCATGTCTGGGCCAGAAGCGATCCGTAGCGTGCCATTCCGATATTCGACCCGCAGGCGATGATACCCACGTGTCGACCTTTTGCCCTGTCCTTGAGCGGGCCAACAAGTGCAGCGAGAGATGCCGCACAGGCTGGCTCGGCTGTAATTTTGAGAATGTCCTGATACATCCTCATGGCATGACGTAATGCCTCGTCTTCGACGCGAACAATCTCATCGGTATAGCGATGGGTGACACCAAAAGAGTAGGGCATCGCCAAAGGCGAGGCGAGGCTGTCTGCAATAGTCGATATTTTATCCAGACGCACAGGCTCTCCGGCAGCAAAACTGCGGAACATGCTATCTGCGCCAAATGGCTCTACCCCGATTACCGTGGCATCGGGTCTGGCAAGCTTGATCGCTGCGGACATGCCGCTGATCATGCCGCCGCCTCCAACCGGAATTATGAACAGATCTATTTCGGGATGCGCGGCTACAAACTCGGCACCGCAAGTCGCACTGCCAAGCGTCATATGCTCTCCCTCGAAAGGATGCATCATCACGCGCCCTTCCTTTGCAGCGCTTTCCTCCATGACCGCGAAGGCCTCGACGATATCGTCGCACAGGATCACCTCGGCTCCGGTTGCGCGGCACCCGTCGATCCGGACTTGATCAGCGGCACGCGGTATCGCGATCTTGGCCGAAACACCAAGTTTTTGGGCGGCCCATGCTACTGCCATTGCATGATTACCGCCGCTCGCCGCGACAACGCCCTTTGCACGGTTTTCAGCGGACAAACCGCTGATACCCAGATAGGCCCCCCGCGCTTTGAACGAGCCCGCCTGCTGGAAAAGCTCCAGTTTGACTGTGCCGCTGGCAATATCAGGGAGTACAGCTCGCCATCTGTCCGACGTCAGCGCAAGTGTTGGTGTCTCTATCAAAGTGCCCTTTATGGCAGCTTGTGCACCCGAAATTTTCTCGGCTAGAACTTCGGTCATGTGTTCCCTCATATGTCAATATTCATGACTTATATAAGGGTTAGCCTTTGTATCAACGAAAAATTACTGCGTAGATTTCTGGCCACGGGCGTCACACAAAACCGCACTGAATCGGCAGGATTGTCTTGTGACCGAACTTCCGAACATATTTTGGGCCGCAACCACGGTCTTGGATATACGTCGATCAGCACCGAGCGCCGTAATGCTCTGGCCAATTTCCAAAGCAAAGGCTTCCTGCAATCTTCTAAGGGCAGCTACTCGCAAAGGATCTTCCACTTCTGACAAATGTTAGTGATCAACAAGCATAGGAATTGCATCGGTAGGCGTTCATCATGATGTCGTTCATATTGTCCCGAATAAATGCACCCTCTTCTTTTGGGCATTTGCCGCCAGAGCGACGATAGGAACATTTGCGCAAGGACCAGCAGCTGACCGGATCGTACGGGCTGCTATTCTGCCGTCCATGACTGCCATGCCGATGGCAAGTAGGACGCGACGGATATTTCAGCAGAGGTGGCTGCTCTCATATTGAGTGTTGAACTCCCGCGCTCATGGTTGCAACTGTGTGCGAATTGAGCTGGGAGGATCGTTCATGCAAAATTGGGCCGCGACGGTAACAGATTTAATATCTGTGGAGACACATTTTGGCAGGACGGGCATCAAGTGCTTTTCGAACCGGCCTTCAGACCTCAATGCGATGGTCCAGAAGACCGTTGCCCAAAATCCGGATGGAGAGGCCCTCGTGTGTGATGATCTCCGCCTGACCTATAGGCAGCTTGACGATCAGGTCGGCGCAGTGGCCGCAGGTCTTGCCGGTCTTGGCGTTGCCAAGGGGGATCGTGTGGCATTGCTGCTGGCGAACGGACCCGAGTTTTTGATCGTATTACTCGCCAGCCTTCGCGCAGGTGCCATTGCAGTTCCGATAAATGTGCGCGAACAGACCCCTGAATTGAAGCAAATCCTAAATGACTGCGGTGCGACGGTTCTGGTCCATGATGCCGATATCGCCGAAAAATTGCCCGCAGCAGGGGACTTGGCGGCTGTGCAGCACAGGTTGAGCGTTGGCGGTTCGGCGGTAGGTTCGCAGCCATACGAGACGCTTTTGGCGGCGGATGGTTCGGGCGCTTCTGTCGCCGTTAATGAGGACGAGACGGCGGTTATCCTCTATACATCGGGAACAACAGGGCAGCCGAAGGGCGCGATGTTGACCCATCTCAATATTATACACTCTGCGATGCATTTCGAGCTTTGCATGGAGTTGGGGGCGGGTGAGCGCTCGTTGCTGGCGGTACCCGCCTCTCATGTGACCGGGCTGGTCGCTACGCTGTTTACGATGCTGCGCACGGGGGGGTGCAGCGTGATTATGCGCGCTTTCAAAGCCGAAGAGTTTCTGGCCCTCGCAGCGCGTGAAAAGGTCACGCAGACGCTTATGGTTCCGGCGATGTACAACTTGTTCCTGTTGCGCTGTGTCGTTGCTGACCACGACCTTTCCCACTGGCGTGTCGGCGGTTACGGCGGCGCCCCCATGGCAGAATCCACCATCCGAGAGCTTACAGAAAAGCTGCCAAATCTGGTACTTGTTAACGCCTACGGCTCGACAGAGCTAACCTCGCCCGCGACCATCCTGCCGCTTGGTTTCGGGGCACAAAGGTCCGATAGCGTTGGCATCGCGGTGCCATGCGCCGAGATCCGGATCATCAATGCACAGGGGCAGGATGCAGAACCGGACGCGCATGGCGAGATCTGGATCAAAGGCCCGATGGTCGTGCCCGGTTACTGGAATAATACCGAAAAGACAGCGCAGGAGTTCGAAGACGGCTTTTGGAAAAGTGGCGATATAGGATCACGCGATGCCGAGGGCTTTGTGCGTCTTCATGACCGTAGCAAGGACATGATCATTCGCGGCGGGTACAATATTTACAGCGCCGAAATTGAAAACGCACTGACGGCCCATGCCTCCGTAATCGAATGTGCAGCCATCGGGCAGCCTGACCCCGTGCTCGGAGAAAAACTGCATGTATTCGTCCACAGCAATGATCAGGCACTGGATACCGCCATGGTAAAAGCGCATTGCTCGGCGCATCTGGCAGACTACAAAACGCCTGATTTTGTGACGTTTAGTGCTGATCCGCTCCCGCGCAACGCGAACGGCAAAATCATCAAGAAAACATTGCGCGATATGATCAAGCCAACAGACCGGTAATCGCCGTTTCGGCGAGTGTATCGGCGATCTGAAGCTGGTCTGCGTGATTTTGCTCGGGGCGAACGCGGTACCAGTCAACCAAAGAATTGAGTGCGCCCATGATGGCGCGCCCTGCGATGGCGACATCCGGCATCGACAGGGTGCCGTCCTCGATGCCCTGTTGAAGCACTGCGCGGTACAGGTCCTCGTATTCGTTGCGTCGGGCGATAAGTGCATTTAACACGTCACGGTCCGCGCCTTGGGCGCCGTGCAGATAGCTGTTTACACCCTGACGAATGCTGCGCTGGAACGGGAGTGTTTCCATCATAACCCGTCCATGCGCCTTGGCCATTGCCAGCAGTTTCTGGTCCGCAGGCATGGGCTGGCTCACGATTGGCAGGACCGCGTCAAAACAAAACTGCATGGCTTGGCGATAGACGGCAAAGAATATCTCGTCCTTGGATGCAAAGTGGTGGTAAACGCGTCCCTTGGTCGATCCCAGTTCTCGTGCCATGTGGTCGATCGTGGCTTTTTCCAAGCCATATTTCATGAAGCAAACTGCAGCGGCCTCGATAATTTCTTGCTGACTCTCCAGCTTCCGCTTGGTCAATTTCAGTTCTTTTTCAATCATCCGGCATTCCGTTTTATGGTCGAAATCTATGCGATTTTTCAGACTGGTGTCGATGTTACGGCAATTTTGTTTGCCACTGTGCAGACTTTAATAAACGAATGGCAAGAGGATCTTGGTTGATGCGCCTTGACACTCCCAGCAACACGTCCATGAATAAACATACCAGAGGGAATGTTTTTGCCGAAGTGATTTTGGGAGAGGCCTGGCCAGCGGAGCAGAGGTAAATACCCTGTGACCCGTTGATCCGGTAAGTGTACCAGCGCGACGACATCACCATTCGCCCTTCGTAAACGCCCGGGAGGAGCACATATGATTTATACAAAACCAACTCACGCAATCGCTGCGGTCGCAATGGGCATGATGTCCAGCATCGCTGCACCTGCGATGGCAGAAAGCCTGAACTTTGCCTATGGCTACCCTGAAAATTCCGCAATCGGCATTGGTGTCGCGGACTACAAAAAAGCAGTTGAAGAGCGTTCGGCAGGATCGCTTTCGGTTACAGGGTTCCCGATGTCTTTGTTGAGCCTGTCCGAAACCAGCCCAGGCGTACGCGACGGTCTGGCCGATGTCGGTTTTGTTCTGACGCCGTATCTGCCTGCGGAATACAGCACCAACCTGTTCTTGCACGAACTGAACTTGTTGATCACTTTGGCTGAAAACCCGACGGGCAAAGAGCCTTTGGCCTATACCGGCGCAATGCTGGAATACACATTTAACAATTGCCCTGAATGCATGACCGAATACAAAGCCCAGAATCAGGTTTACACAGGCGGCGGCGTTACACCGCTTTACAACCTGCTGTGCAAGGATGTTCAGATCACATCAGTAGCGGATCTGGCCGGTAAGCGTTTGCGTGCGGGTGGTGCTGGATTTGTACGCTTCGCCGAGAAATTTGGCGCGCAGGGCGTGCGTCTTCCTGTGAACGAAGTGTATGAAGGCCTTGATCAAGGCATCCTTGATTGCGCGATGAACAGCGCACCCGAGCTGACCAACTATAACCTGCACGAAGTCGTAACAGACATCACGCTGGCCGTTCCAGGCGGCGCGTTTGCAGGGGTTTCCTCCGCCAACATCAACGCAGATCGCTGGAAATCGCTGACCAATGAACAGCGTGAGGCACTGCTTTGGGGCGGCGCACAGATGACAGCAAGCACCACATGGGGTTTCTACAGTGACGATTCCGTTGCGATCCAGAACGCTAAAGACAAGGGCATCAACATCCTGCAGCCCGATGCCGAGCTGGCAGCCGCGGTAAAGGATTTCGCCCGTGAAGATCTCGCGGTCGTTTCTGACCTTTTCCGCGATACCTACGGCGTTGAGCGTGCAAACGAGATTACGGCTGAGTTTCAGCCGATCCTCGAAAAGTGGTATGGTCTGGTTACTGACATCGAGTCAAAAGAGCAGCTGACACAGCTCTATTGGGACGAGGTTATCTCCAAAGTCGATCCAGCGACTTACGCTCAGTAAAAAAATCCATCGGCAGGGGCACCTTTCTTTGGGGTGCCCCTTTTCAATTTTACTCACAGTAATGAGGGATTTCTTATGAAACCCATTGGCAAGGTGATCTCAGGGATCAATGCCGGTGCGTCTGGTATCGCGGGTATATTGGTGTTGCTGATGGTGGCGCATGTATCGGCTGACGTAACGATGCGCTTTGTGTTTGAGCAGCCACTTGATGCGACCATCCTTTATGTCTCGGCATTCTATATGGTGGCGATTGCATTTTTGCCCCTCGGATTGGTTGAGCAAAAAGACAGCAATATCGCCGTAGAACTTTTGGTTGAACGCTTTCCCGCGCGCGTTCAGACGGTGCTTTTGTTTATTGCAACATTGATCACTGCTGTTGTTGCGGCGGCTGTTGCCATCCGCACGGGCCAAGAAGCGTTGTCGAAATATGCGACTGGTGCCTATTCGATCGAGGCTGGCGGGAAAATCCTGACATGGCCTACATACTTCTATCTGCCGCTCGGTTTCGGGATGATGGCGATTGTGTCGTCTTGGAAGTTGATCGCGATGGCAACCGGCAAGGATAGCGGCCTGAGCCTTATGACCGTCGAAGACCCTTATCTGTCGAAAGAAGAGCCTAATGTCTGATATTCAAGTTGCCGGCCTTTTTATCGGCGCGCTATTCTTTCTGATCCTGATGCGCGTCCCGATTGGCGTATCGCTCATTGCGGTATCCTTCGGGGGCCTTTGGTCCATGTTTAATTGGAACATCGCATGGGGATCTCTGGGCATTGTTCCTTATAACTTTGCCAACAGTTGGGTGCTCAGCTCGATCCCTGCATTTCTGATGATGGGGTTTATTTGCTACCACACGCGACTTACGCAGGGCTTGTTCAGCGCTGCACAGGTATGGCTTTCGGGTTTGCCCGGCGGTTTGGCGATTGCATCGGTTTTTGGCTGCGCGGGTTTCGCAGCGGTGACCGGGTCGTCCGTGGCATGTTCTGCCGCTATGGGTAAAATTGCCGTTCCTGAAATGATGCGCAACCGCTACAGCGCTGAATTGGCCACCGGAACGGTTGCTGCTGCTGGTACAATCGGTGCGCTTATACCGCCGTCTATCCTGATGATCCTTTACGGTATCATCTCGAGGCAGTCTGTCAGTCAGTTGTTTTTGGGCGGCCTT encodes the following:
- a CDS encoding class I SAM-dependent methyltransferase; its protein translation is MSHAAGIRLTSDMGFSAAWLGLREPADLAARDPSLLEAAGACVPEGGLVLDLGCGTGSTARAFASIGFSDLRWRFFDNDPALLAEAARNIPQAEMALGNLVDIDVLPLEGVSLVTASALLDLMPQCWVEALADKLWQAGIPFYAALNYDGRMGWTPELPLDGAVTKYFNRHQRTDKGIGIALGPKAGAEAALALRSRGFNVTFADSPWRLGAAQATLHAELLGGIGSAAAEAGLNDAAEWALARCAAVEKSEGMIGHTDLLAIVPARASA
- a CDS encoding RibD family protein, with the protein product MNLVDVTPKVWDRILSARRDQACLCCGDWTVGERQSLALYGAMAQPPRARSVVAQIGQSLDGRIATESGDAQDVSGPDGLAHLHRMRALSDAVVVGVKTALHDDPSLTVRLVEGTSPARVVIDPDGRLPDGMKLLADDGVRRVVIQAVDRPREKGVEVIQLKRCAGGWILPRDIVTGLNAIGLERLLVEGGGITIARFLEADLLTRLHVAIAPLIIGAGPQGLTTSAIASLAQARRPATSSFALGSDVVFDCALTQDRMNPQAWHSRQTSNAR
- the ribA gene encoding GTP cyclohydrolase II → MAVETLSDDRLTALRALLGAPLLVITDVRARAVLTEVASEKSAAEPVRIRPPEGAPLAWFRSRANARFDSIPLPTSAHCVVVGGDLLLYRLALGLMKSAELLPAAVVFEVSEGSALPEGLDLCRIDAGASLEQLAAKPVFAPVSAATFPLHAADSGQLTVFRDSAGAREHYALKIGTPDLAQPVLARLHSACFTGDVLGSLKCDCGPQLHAALARMGAEGAGILLYLNQEGRGIGLANKMRVYDLQNQGLDTVEANHRLGFEDDERDFRVAAVMLQSMGVRAARLLTNNPAKVRIFEANGIEITEQVPLRVGRNPHNSGYLATKALKSGHTL
- a CDS encoding zinc-dependent alcohol dehydrogenase, coding for MSGVAHALWITAAQQAALCKTNYETGKGDLQITTLFTAISRGTERLVFEGRVPEGEHETMRAPFQQGTFSFPVKYGYSAVGRVMNTARAGEIVFTLFPHQSEFTIPPAAALTVPDTVAPARAVLAANMETALNIIWDSGITAGDRVAVIGAGVVGSLVGYLAARIPGTEVYLVDIDPARDTLARALGCQFAMPDNAPGDADVVIHASASEAGLATAIAIAGLEATVIEASWYGNGVTRAPLGGRFHQRRLRLVASQVGRIPSDHAARWTYARRLAKALDLLADPALDLLISGETAFEDLAESYGSILTDPSTLCHRVRFAL
- a CDS encoding inositol monophosphatase family protein, giving the protein MADVALRAGDVLLDYRTRRQTLRTEQKTAGDFVTDADRAAEALISAALGAAYPTYGWLGEEGGARGAQDGLRWVVDPLDGTTNYLKGLPHWAISIALYKGEEALCALVYDPAKAEMFVAERGHGAYLNGVAMQVSNSVPLDEALFATGVPAGGRITHLPDCLDDLERLMPQTAGIRRWGAAALDLAYVAAGRLEGYWERNLGAWDVAAGTLLVQEAGGVVTPLWSGRSVLSSGSFIATNAELAPALSGFIGTRE
- a CDS encoding glycosyltransferase family 4 protein, producing MTYTIAFAVPGDINTLTGGYLYDLNLMQALGRDGTIINHLAWGDSFPAPDAKDAQQAIAQLQSLGAEVPVVVDGLAYGALDTDALRQVAAPLYALVHHPLALEPGLESARAAEMAQREQANLALARHIFVTSPHTAGILRSEYGTKADRITVVLPGFERPVPQQAQKPDRPIILSVGILAQRKGHDILLRALAQITDLDWQADIVGRDHEKGMTAYLQAMIADLGLGRRVCLSGEVSRDAMNERYRSASIFALATRYEGYGIVFGEAMGHGLPIVSTLAGAVPDTVGEKAGILVPADDADAFAAALRRMLTMPTVREEHARASLEAGGFLGTWDDAAARMRERIFP